DNA sequence from the Hippopotamus amphibius kiboko isolate mHipAmp2 chromosome 1, mHipAmp2.hap2, whole genome shotgun sequence genome:
GTAGGGGTGGCCCACCATACACACTCATAAGGACCTGGGTTTATCCTCctgccaacaacaacagaaaacgtgAAACAAAGACTTTGAAGAGACTGGGGCATCAGGTGAAAAAGGACAGTGCATGGTTCTGGAGAGGTGGTGGGAAACAATGGCTCCAATTTACTGTCTGcagagagtttccaagcaaggcaCTCCAGGGCAAACGGAAAAGGAGCCCGGTGGACCTTgctgagttgaggacactgaacCTGAAGTCCAGGGAGGCCAAAGGAGCTAGGGTCCACAGAACAGActcccagaggggagagagatgctgaaaGTAAATCAGAGAGAACTACAGAGGAGATCCCTCCTGCGTGCAGCACAGTACTGATCAGTGCAGCCCTGGCAGGAAACTCCCCAAGGTCAGGGGGAGAGCTTTGACAGGatcagagaacagtgcctggcactcacacAGATAGTGCTTGTCCCCAACAGATAGactgcaaggaagaaaacaaaacagacagacaaaacctCTCAATTCATGAGGGCGTGGGGTGGAGTACTCAGGAATGTCTTGCCTCAGGAGGGCAACTAGTTAGCCATAAACTGAGTGCTGCTCAGAACCACTTAGTGAATCATCAAAGCATgacctgaaaggatcaaactgtttgcaAGTAACTTGAATGCATCCCTGAAGAAAGCCCAACGTTTACAGGAACACACAACTCTCCATCATCCAACAAGGCAACATTCACACTATCTGGCATTCCATCAGAGATTCGGAGGTATCCAAACAGGCAGGGCAAATGACCCATAATGCAGAGACACATCGATCATGTGCAAACAACCCAGAGCTGTCACCagagaaggacattaaaacatttattccaactgtattctgtaacttcaaacagttcagtagacacatgggaaacataaaaaagacccaaatgaacttcaagagattaaaaaaataataataataagagggATGAAAACTACAACATACTGCAAGGGATTAACAGCgagcaattagaaaatgcagaaaacaaaagttttttaaaatcatttatttatcaagagaaactattcctTAGCCCAGATATTCATAGTTCACAGTTTCACAGTTCAGGAACACAGGTAAGTGCCAAACTTCCATGAAACTCAACCCAAAGAAATGATATGGCACTTAGAATGCTCCTTCAGGAACAGTCTgcctttatattccaaaatcactttgcactctgaaagataccagccttcctcatctcctcaaaatctttcatggaatcataatttctgtagaaatctgcatatgccttctttcttggttcagccacagcaaacttaCACAAAGTTGCAACTCCCAGGGAGACAATGAATGCTCCAACCATATGAAATCGCAGACGCGTGGCCAGAAGGCCACGCATCTGAGGTTTCATCAAAGAACTGGAAGCCATGgtagtttttctccttgacagctCAACGATGACGTCCTtccagacagatggagaaatggaccagaagaaagaaatttttttt
Encoded proteins:
- the LOC130844752 gene encoding cytochrome c oxidase subunit 6C-like, which produces MASSSLMKPQMRGLLATRLRFHMVGAFIVSLGVATLCKFAVAEPRKKAYADFYRNYDSMKDFEEMRKAGIFQSAK